A genomic window from Terrisporobacter glycolicus ATCC 14880 = DSM 1288 includes:
- the trpB gene encoding tryptophan synthase subunit beta: MSKGRFGIHGGQYIPEILMNEIIQLEKSYEYYSKDPEFLEELSELLNKYAGRPSMLYFAKNMTEDLGGAKIYLKREDLNHTGSHKINNVLGQVLLAKKMGKTRVIAETGAGQHGVATATAAALLNMKCEIFMGKEDTQRQALNVYRMKLLGAKVNQVISGTMTLKDAVNETMREWASRVSDTHYVLGSVMGPHPFPTIVRDFQSVISKEARKQILQKENKLPSAVVACVGGGSNSMGMFYNFINDKDVKLIGCEAAGLGINTDKNAATISKGSLGVFHGMKSYFCQDEDGQIAPVYSISAGLDYPGIGPEHAHLHDTKRAVYLPVTDEEAVEAFQYLAKIEGIICAIESAHAIAYVKEIAPKMSKDEIVIVCLSGRGDKDVAQIARYKGEEIYE, translated from the coding sequence ATGTCTAAAGGAAGATTTGGAATTCACGGAGGTCAATATATACCAGAAATATTAATGAATGAGATTATTCAATTGGAAAAGAGCTATGAATATTATTCAAAAGATCCGGAGTTTTTGGAAGAATTATCAGAACTATTAAACAAATATGCAGGGCGACCATCAATGTTATACTTTGCTAAAAATATGACGGAAGACTTAGGAGGAGCTAAGATCTATTTAAAAAGAGAAGATTTAAATCACACTGGATCTCATAAAATTAATAATGTATTAGGTCAGGTGCTTTTAGCTAAAAAAATGGGCAAAACTAGAGTGATAGCTGAGACTGGAGCTGGTCAACATGGTGTAGCTACAGCAACAGCAGCAGCTTTATTAAATATGAAATGTGAAATATTTATGGGGAAGGAAGATACACAAAGGCAAGCATTAAATGTATATAGAATGAAGCTTTTAGGAGCAAAAGTAAATCAAGTAATAAGTGGAACAATGACATTAAAAGATGCAGTAAATGAGACTATGAGGGAATGGGCAAGTCGTGTAAGTGATACACACTATGTGCTGGGTTCTGTAATGGGTCCTCATCCATTTCCTACTATAGTAAGAGACTTTCAAAGTGTAATAAGTAAAGAGGCAAGGAAACAAATTTTACAAAAAGAGAATAAGCTACCTTCAGCTGTTGTAGCTTGTGTTGGCGGTGGAAGTAATTCAATGGGGATGTTTTATAACTTTATAAATGATAAAGATGTAAAATTAATTGGGTGTGAAGCAGCTGGACTTGGAATAAATACTGACAAAAATGCAGCTACTATTTCAAAAGGTTCATTAGGAGTATTTCATGGTATGAAATCATATTTTTGTCAAGATGAGGATGGGCAGATTGCACCTGTGTACTCAATTTCAGCAGGATTAGATTATCCTGGGATTGGGCCTGAGCATGCACATTTACATGACACAAAAAGGGCAGTATATTTGCCAGTAACAGATGAAGAAGCTGTGGAAGCATTTCAATATCTAGCAAAAATAGAGGGAATAATATGTGCAATTGAGAGCGCACATGCAATAGCTTATGTAAAGGAAATAGCACCTAAAATGAGTAAGGATGAGATTGTGATTGTTTGTCTTTCTGGACGTGGAGATAAAGACGTAGCACAAATTGCAAGATATAAGGGGGAAGAAATATATGAGTAA
- a CDS encoding phosphoribosylanthranilate isomerase: protein MTKIKICGLFRMKDIEYVNEAKPDYIGFVFANSKRQVTLHQAMEYRKYLNKEIEVVGVFVNEDIDYIVNLLENKAIDIVQLHGGESEEYVNKLKSKIFCPIIKAVQVKSTQDIIKSRHTVADYLLLDQGKGGTGKSFDWSLIPKLEKRFFLAGGVDKTNLNKALREVNPYAVDISSGVESNGEKDREKILKIVREIRNV from the coding sequence ATGACTAAAATTAAAATTTGCGGATTATTTAGAATGAAAGATATAGAATATGTAAATGAAGCAAAGCCAGATTATATAGGATTTGTATTTGCAAATAGCAAACGTCAAGTAACATTACATCAAGCTATGGAATATAGAAAATATTTAAATAAAGAAATAGAAGTAGTAGGTGTATTTGTAAATGAAGATATAGATTATATAGTAAATCTTTTGGAAAATAAGGCAATTGATATAGTTCAACTACATGGTGGAGAAAGTGAAGAATATGTTAATAAATTGAAATCTAAAATATTTTGTCCAATAATAAAAGCGGTTCAAGTTAAGTCAACACAAGATATTATAAAATCTAGACACACAGTAGCTGATTACTTGTTATTAGATCAAGGAAAAGGAGGAACAGGAAAAAGCTTTGATTGGAGCTTAATTCCAAAGTTAGAAAAAAGATTTTTTTTAGCAGGAGGTGTTGATAAAACCAATTTAAATAAAGCATTACGAGAAGTAAATCCTTATGCAGTAGATATTAGTAGCGGAGTAGAAAGTAATGGGGAGAAAGATAGAGAAAAAATTTTGAAAATAGTAAGGGAGATAAGAAATGTCTAA
- the trpC gene encoding indole-3-glycerol phosphate synthase TrpC gives MILDKIVADTKKRVEIKKSIKPIEKIKKQVENFEITYDFPFEKSLKSRGMSFICEVKKASPSKGIIVEEFNYLNIAKEYDEIGASAISVLTEPRYFLGCDKHLEEIAKSVDIPAIRKDFIVDTYQIYESKILGSSAILLISSLMNDESLRENIKRAEELGMSVLVESHTEKEIEMALLADAKIIGVNNRNLKNFQVDINNSIKLRELVPKDKIFVAESGIKTPEDIKLLYKKNVNAVLIGETFMRSNNKKEDLLLLRGGCDD, from the coding sequence ATGATATTAGATAAAATAGTTGCAGATACAAAAAAAAGAGTAGAGATAAAAAAGAGCATTAAGCCAATTGAAAAAATCAAAAAACAAGTTGAAAATTTTGAAATAACCTATGATTTTCCTTTTGAGAAATCTTTAAAAAGTAGAGGGATGTCATTTATATGTGAAGTAAAAAAAGCATCTCCATCTAAGGGAATAATAGTTGAAGAATTTAATTATTTAAATATCGCGAAGGAATACGATGAAATAGGAGCTAGCGCCATATCGGTATTAACGGAACCTCGGTACTTTTTAGGATGTGATAAGCATTTAGAAGAAATAGCTAAGAGTGTTGATATACCAGCTATAAGAAAAGATTTTATAGTAGATACTTATCAAATCTATGAATCAAAAATACTAGGGTCATCAGCTATATTACTAATTTCTTCTTTAATGAATGATGAAAGTCTTAGAGAAAATATTAAAAGAGCAGAAGAATTAGGTATGTCGGTTTTAGTAGAATCACATACTGAGAAAGAAATTGAAATGGCATTGCTGGCAGATGCAAAGATTATAGGAGTAAATAATAGAAATCTAAAAAATTTTCAAGTGGACATTAATAATAGTATAAAATTGAGAGAATTGGTTCCAAAGGACAAAATATTTGTAGCTGAAAGTGGAATAAAAACACCTGAAGATATTAAACTACTATATAAAAAAAATGTGAATGCAGTATTAATAGGAGAAACTTTTATGAGAAGTAATAATAAGAAGGAAGACTTGTTATTACTAAGAGGTGGCTGTGATGACTAA
- the trpD gene encoding anthranilate phosphoribosyltransferase, which produces MIKEAIYKLSNKENLSRKMTEIVMDEIMSGNATPVQISSFLTAMSLKGETIDEITASACIMRKHCTKLVYKGDLMEIVGTGGDKSNSFNISTISSIVVSAAGVPVAKHGNRAATSKCGSADVLEALGVNINIPVEQSVEILKNIKICFLFAQNYHNAMKLVAPIRKELEIRTVFNILGPLSNPASANMQLMGVYDESLVEPLAKVLSNLEVKRAMVVFGLDGLDEISLSSPTKVCEVNDGKLNSYTITPEGLGMNRCNKKDLVGCTPEDNAKIAIQILNGEKGPKRDAVVLNSAAALYVAGKAENLQEGISQAERIIDTKKAKNQLDTFIMLSNNLGEEYDIR; this is translated from the coding sequence ATGATTAAGGAAGCTATTTACAAACTATCAAATAAAGAAAATCTTTCTAGAAAAATGACAGAAATAGTTATGGATGAAATTATGAGTGGTAATGCTACTCCAGTACAGATAAGTTCTTTTCTTACAGCGATGAGTTTAAAAGGAGAAACTATAGATGAGATTACTGCATCAGCATGTATAATGAGAAAACATTGTACAAAATTAGTTTATAAAGGAGATTTGATGGAAATTGTGGGTACAGGAGGAGACAAATCAAATTCATTTAATATATCAACAATCTCATCCATAGTAGTATCTGCAGCAGGTGTGCCTGTAGCTAAGCATGGAAATAGAGCGGCTACTAGTAAATGTGGATCTGCAGATGTATTAGAAGCACTTGGAGTTAATATAAACATTCCTGTAGAACAAAGTGTAGAAATTTTAAAAAACATAAAAATATGTTTTCTGTTTGCACAAAATTACCACAATGCTATGAAGCTTGTAGCCCCTATAAGGAAAGAGTTAGAAATTAGAACGGTATTTAATATATTAGGACCTTTATCAAATCCAGCCAGTGCTAATATGCAACTTATGGGTGTGTATGATGAAAGTTTGGTAGAACCTTTGGCCAAGGTTTTAAGCAATTTAGAAGTTAAAAGGGCCATGGTAGTATTTGGATTAGATGGACTAGATGAAATTTCTTTAAGTTCTCCAACAAAGGTGTGTGAAGTAAATGATGGAAAATTAAATTCCTATACAATTACACCAGAAGGATTGGGAATGAATAGATGTAATAAAAAAGACCTAGTAGGTTGTACACCCGAAGACAATGCAAAGATAGCGATACAGATATTGAATGGAGAAAAGGGACCTAAAAGAGATGCCGTAGTTTTGAATTCAGCAGCAGCCCTATATGTTGCAGGCAAGGCAGAAAATTTACAAGAGGGTATATCACAGGCAGAGAGGATTATAGATACTAAAAAAGCAAAAAATCAGCTAGATACTTTTATTATGCTATCTAATAATTTGGGTGAAGAATATGATATTAGATAA
- a CDS encoding anthranilate synthase component II: MILLIDNYDSFSYNLYQLIGSVIQDNKSVKQDIKLIRNDELTINEIEKLNPDAIVISPGPGKPSEAGICIKLVRHFYNKKPLLGICLGHQAIFEAFEGVVSYADKLMHGKQSIINLDNKRILFKGLNQKISVGRYHSLVGLASKLPRELVITASTENGEIMAIEHKNYPVYGLQFHPESILTPKGRKIIENFIEVINYD, encoded by the coding sequence ATGATTTTATTGATAGATAATTACGATAGTTTTTCTTATAATTTGTATCAGTTAATAGGAAGTGTAATTCAAGATAATAAATCAGTAAAACAAGATATAAAGTTAATTAGAAACGATGAATTAACTATAAATGAAATAGAAAAATTAAATCCAGATGCTATAGTAATCTCACCAGGTCCAGGCAAACCATCAGAAGCAGGAATATGTATAAAATTAGTTAGACACTTTTATAATAAAAAACCTTTATTAGGAATATGTTTGGGTCACCAAGCAATATTTGAGGCTTTTGAAGGGGTTGTATCTTATGCAGACAAACTAATGCATGGAAAGCAATCAATAATTAATTTAGATAATAAAAGAATCCTATTTAAAGGATTAAATCAGAAAATCAGTGTAGGAAGATATCATTCATTAGTTGGATTGGCATCCAAACTACCAAGAGAATTAGTCATAACAGCATCTACAGAGAATGGAGAAATAATGGCAATAGAACATAAAAATTATCCAGTATATGGTCTTCAATTTCATCCAGAATCCATTTTAACACCAAAAGGTAGAAAAATAATAGAAAACTTTATAGAGGTGATTAATTATGATTAA
- the trpE gene encoding anthranilate synthase component I: MEEAKKIARESDYKRIPISFEKELKDNDPIDVLKVLKNVSKYCYMFESNKNDRKSGRFTFLGFDPVLRLVCNNNDINVTSGTEISIKTEKPGNYIQKLIDENRSIRFDYLPPFTGGLMGYFSYDYIKYSEPTLNLYNYDEEDFKDVDLMLFDKVIAFDHSFNKIILIANAKTNEIETEYNNAIMELEKISSLIDNGKQQVIEKATLKSEIKPLFEKDEYCHMVNKAKEHIREGDIFQVVLSNRFEAKIQGSLLDVYMKLRTTNPSPYMFYIYSNDLEIIGASPETLVRLEDKVLYTYPLAGTRRRGKNEYEDKMLELDLLSDAKELAEHNMLVDLARNDLGKISEFGSVVVDQYMNIEKFSHVMHIGSTVTSKIKSDKVAVDTVDAILPAGTLSGAPKIRACEIICELENNKRGIYGGAIGYLDFNGNVDTCIAIRLAYKKEDKVFVNSGAGIVADSQPDKEYEECINKSKALINAIQNI, translated from the coding sequence ATGGAGGAAGCTAAAAAAATTGCTAGGGAGAGTGACTATAAGCGAATACCAATTAGTTTTGAAAAGGAGCTTAAAGATAATGACCCTATAGATGTATTGAAAGTATTAAAAAATGTAAGTAAATATTGTTATATGTTTGAGAGTAATAAAAATGATAGAAAAAGTGGTAGGTTTACTTTTTTAGGGTTTGACCCCGTACTAAGGCTAGTTTGCAATAATAATGACATTAACGTGACTTCAGGTACGGAAATATCAATTAAAACAGAAAAGCCAGGTAATTATATTCAAAAGCTGATTGATGAGAACAGAAGCATTAGGTTTGATTATCTACCACCATTTACAGGTGGTTTAATGGGATATTTTTCTTATGACTATATTAAATATAGTGAGCCAACTTTAAATCTATATAACTATGATGAGGAGGATTTTAAAGACGTTGATTTGATGTTATTTGATAAGGTAATTGCCTTTGATCACTCATTTAATAAAATCATACTAATAGCTAATGCTAAAACTAATGAAATTGAAACTGAATACAATAATGCAATTATGGAGTTAGAAAAAATATCAAGTTTAATTGATAATGGGAAACAACAGGTGATAGAAAAAGCAACATTAAAATCAGAAATAAAACCACTATTTGAAAAAGATGAATACTGTCACATGGTGAATAAAGCTAAGGAACATATACGAGAAGGCGATATATTTCAAGTGGTGCTGTCAAATAGATTTGAAGCAAAAATTCAAGGTAGCTTACTAGATGTATATATGAAATTAAGAACAACGAATCCATCACCATATATGTTTTATATTTACAGTAATGATCTAGAAATTATAGGAGCGTCGCCGGAGACACTTGTAAGGTTGGAAGATAAAGTACTGTACACCTATCCATTGGCAGGAACGAGAAGAAGAGGGAAAAATGAGTATGAGGATAAAATGTTAGAGCTAGATTTATTAAGTGATGCAAAGGAATTAGCTGAACACAACATGCTTGTGGATTTGGCTAGAAATGATTTGGGTAAAATAAGCGAATTTGGAAGTGTAGTAGTCGATCAATATATGAATATTGAAAAATTTTCCCATGTAATGCATATTGGCTCAACTGTAACCTCAAAAATAAAATCAGATAAAGTTGCTGTTGATACAGTAGATGCAATACTACCAGCTGGTACGCTATCTGGAGCACCTAAGATAAGAGCCTGTGAAATAATATGTGAGTTAGAAAATAATAAAAGAGGTATATATGGTGGTGCTATTGGATACTTAGACTTCAATGGAAATGTAGATACTTGTATAGCTATACGTTTAGCTTATAAAAAGGAGGATAAAGTATTTGTTAACTCAGGTGCAGGAATTGTGGCTGATAGCCAACCAGATAAAGAATATGAAGAATGTATTAATAAGTCCAAAGCGTTAATAAATGCAATTCAAAATATATAG
- the dnaJ gene encoding molecular chaperone DnaJ: MSTKRDYYDVLGVGKSADATEIKKAYRKLAMKYHPDKNPGDKEAEEKFKEINEAYEVLSDETKRKNYDQFGHEGVNGQGFGGDGGFGGQGFGGFDDIFGDIFGDMFGGGFGGGRQRRRGPERGADIRQRINISFEDAAFGKKVQVKINRSEECDECHGSGAKPGTSKKTCPTCNGSGQVQSVQRTPFGNIASTRTCSTCNGEGEVIDSPCSKCHGKGSIRKTKTIEVDVPAGIDEGQMIKLSGQGELGTRGGPRGDLYIEVSVNAHQLFTREGYDVYLEMPITFAQATLGDEIQVPTLDGKVQYQVPEGTQTGTVFRLKGKGIPKLRSNVRGDQYVKVTVEIPRKLNDKQKELVRQFAKECGEEVHERQKSLGDKIDSWLRGFKKK, translated from the coding sequence TTGAGTACTAAAAGAGACTACTATGATGTCTTAGGCGTGGGCAAAAGTGCGGATGCAACGGAGATAAAGAAGGCTTATAGAAAATTAGCAATGAAATATCATCCAGATAAAAACCCAGGTGACAAAGAAGCGGAAGAAAAATTTAAAGAGATAAATGAAGCTTATGAAGTATTATCAGATGAAACTAAGAGGAAAAATTATGATCAATTTGGTCATGAAGGTGTAAATGGCCAAGGATTTGGTGGTGACGGAGGTTTCGGCGGTCAAGGATTTGGTGGATTTGATGATATATTTGGAGATATATTTGGCGATATGTTTGGCGGAGGCTTCGGTGGTGGAAGACAAAGAAGAAGAGGGCCTGAACGTGGAGCTGATATAAGACAAAGAATAAATATATCTTTCGAGGATGCTGCTTTTGGTAAAAAAGTTCAAGTTAAAATTAATAGAAGTGAAGAATGCGATGAATGTCATGGAAGTGGCGCAAAACCAGGAACTTCAAAGAAAACTTGTCCTACTTGTAATGGTAGCGGTCAAGTACAATCAGTTCAAAGAACTCCTTTCGGTAATATAGCAAGCACGAGAACATGTTCTACATGTAACGGTGAAGGAGAAGTTATCGATTCTCCATGTAGTAAATGCCATGGAAAAGGAAGTATAAGAAAAACTAAGACTATAGAAGTTGATGTGCCAGCAGGTATAGATGAAGGCCAAATGATTAAACTTTCTGGTCAAGGTGAACTTGGAACTAGAGGCGGACCAAGAGGAGATTTATACATTGAAGTAAGTGTAAATGCTCATCAATTATTCACAAGAGAAGGATATGATGTTTATTTAGAAATGCCTATAACATTTGCACAAGCTACTCTTGGAGATGAAATACAAGTTCCAACATTAGATGGAAAAGTACAATACCAAGTTCCAGAGGGCACTCAAACAGGAACAGTATTTAGATTAAAAGGTAAAGGTATACCAAAATTAAGATCTAATGTTAGAGGAGATCAATATGTTAAAGTAACGGTTGAGATACCTAGAAAACTTAATGATAAACAAAAAGAACTAGTAAGACAATTTGCTAAAGAGTGTGGCGAAGAGGTGCATGAAAGGCAAAAAAGCTTAGGAGATAAAATTGATAGTTGGCTTAGAGGTTTTAAGAAAAAATAA
- the dnaK gene encoding molecular chaperone DnaK, with amino-acid sequence MSKVIGIDLGTTNSCVAVLENGEPQIIANSEGMRTTPSVVAFTKDGERIVGEPAKRQAVTNADNTVISIKTHMGTDYKVNIEGKSYTPQEISAITLQKLKADAESYLGQPVKEAVITVPAYFTDAQRQATKDAGRIAGLEVKRIINEPTAAALAYGMDKLDQDKKILVFDLGGGTFDVSILEIGDGTFEVLATAGNNRLGGDDFDKVIIDYLAEEFKKAEGVDLRQDNMALQRLKEAAEKAKKELSSTMTTNINLPFITATASGPKHMNIDLSRAKFDELTHDLVERTMEPTKRALSDAGLSVSEIDDVLLVGGSTRIPAVQDAVKKFIGKEPHKGINPDECVAAGAAIQAGVLTGEVNDLLLLDVTPLSLGIETMGNVMTKIIERNTTIPTKKSQVFSTASDNQTAVDIHVLQGERSMSFDNTTLGRFQLSEIPPAPRGIPQIEVTFDIDANGIVHVTAKDLGTGKEQKVTITSGTNLSEDEIERKVKEAEMNAEADKAKKDRIEALNQADSTIYQTEKTLNELGDKVNADDKSAIEAAIASLKEVKDKEASTAEEIKAAIDEVMNKFHKVSEQMYQQAQAEQAAQGGEQTQENQSNDDVVDADFKEV; translated from the coding sequence ATGTCAAAAGTAATAGGAATAGATTTAGGAACAACAAACTCATGTGTTGCTGTTTTAGAAAATGGAGAACCACAAATAATAGCAAATAGCGAAGGTATGAGAACTACTCCATCTGTAGTTGCTTTTACAAAAGATGGAGAAAGAATAGTAGGAGAACCTGCAAAAAGACAAGCAGTGACAAATGCTGATAATACAGTAATATCTATAAAAACTCATATGGGTACAGATTACAAGGTTAATATAGAAGGAAAATCATATACACCACAAGAAATATCAGCTATAACACTTCAAAAATTAAAAGCTGATGCTGAAAGTTACTTAGGTCAACCAGTTAAAGAAGCTGTTATAACAGTTCCAGCTTACTTTACAGATGCTCAAAGACAAGCAACTAAAGATGCAGGTAGAATAGCAGGATTAGAAGTTAAGAGAATAATAAACGAACCAACTGCAGCAGCTCTTGCATACGGTATGGATAAATTAGATCAAGATAAGAAAATATTAGTATTCGATTTAGGTGGAGGTACTTTCGACGTATCTATACTTGAAATAGGTGATGGTACTTTCGAAGTTTTAGCTACTGCTGGTAACAACAGATTAGGTGGAGATGACTTTGATAAAGTTATAATAGATTACTTAGCTGAGGAATTTAAAAAAGCTGAAGGTGTTGACTTAAGACAAGACAATATGGCTCTTCAAAGATTAAAAGAAGCTGCTGAAAAAGCTAAAAAAGAATTATCTTCAACAATGACAACAAACATAAACTTACCATTCATAACAGCTACTGCAAGTGGACCAAAGCATATGAATATAGATTTATCAAGAGCTAAATTTGATGAATTAACTCATGATTTAGTAGAAAGAACTATGGAACCAACTAAGAGAGCTTTATCTGATGCTGGACTTTCTGTATCAGAAATAGACGATGTATTATTAGTAGGTGGATCTACAAGAATACCAGCTGTTCAAGATGCTGTTAAGAAATTCATAGGAAAAGAACCTCACAAAGGTATAAACCCAGATGAATGTGTTGCTGCTGGTGCTGCTATACAAGCTGGTGTATTAACTGGTGAAGTTAATGACTTATTATTATTAGACGTAACTCCATTATCTCTAGGAATAGAAACTATGGGTAACGTAATGACTAAGATAATAGAAAGAAATACTACTATACCAACTAAAAAATCACAAGTATTCTCAACTGCTTCAGATAACCAAACTGCTGTTGATATACATGTTCTTCAAGGTGAAAGAAGTATGTCTTTCGACAATACTACTTTAGGTAGATTCCAATTATCTGAAATACCACCAGCACCAAGAGGAATACCTCAAATAGAAGTTACTTTCGATATAGATGCTAACGGTATAGTTCACGTTACAGCTAAAGATTTAGGAACTGGAAAAGAACAAAAAGTTACTATAACTTCAGGAACTAATTTAAGTGAAGATGAAATAGAAAGAAAAGTTAAAGAAGCTGAAATGAATGCTGAAGCTGATAAAGCTAAAAAAGATAGAATAGAAGCTCTTAACCAAGCTGATTCAACTATATATCAAACAGAAAAAACTTTAAACGAACTTGGTGATAAAGTAAATGCTGATGATAAATCTGCAATAGAAGCTGCTATTGCTTCATTAAAAGAAGTAAAAGATAAAGAAGCTTCTACAGCTGAAGAAATAAAAGCAGCAATAGATGAAGTAATGAATAAATTCCACAAAGTTTCTGAGCAAATGTATCAACAAGCTCAAGCTGAACAAGCAGCTCAAGGTGGAGAACAAACACAAGAAAATCAATCAAATGATGATGTAGTAGATGCAGACTTTAAAGAAGTATAA
- the grpE gene encoding nucleotide exchange factor GrpE, producing the protein MENNMNQDEKIQENCTSNEEEVAQTSEENVEAETTCEENVTDINSKLEEKKINDKIEELEKQVEEKEDKYKRLQAEYSNYMRRTQEEKQTIGIFANEKIITELIPVIDSMERAMDACADKEDDMYKGIELVHKQLIDCLQKFEVEEINALNEDFDPNLHLAVMQESVEGVEPNKVVMVLQKGYKLNTKIIRPTMVKVSC; encoded by the coding sequence TTGGAAAATAACATGAATCAGGATGAAAAAATACAAGAAAATTGCACTTCTAATGAAGAGGAAGTAGCGCAAACATCTGAAGAAAATGTAGAAGCAGAAACTACGTGTGAAGAGAATGTAACAGATATAAACTCTAAGTTAGAAGAAAAAAAAATAAATGACAAAATAGAAGAACTTGAAAAACAAGTAGAAGAAAAAGAAGACAAATATAAAAGACTTCAAGCTGAATATTCTAATTATATGAGAAGAACTCAAGAAGAAAAGCAAACTATAGGTATATTTGCCAATGAAAAAATAATTACAGAATTAATACCTGTTATTGATAGCATGGAAAGAGCTATGGATGCTTGTGCAGATAAAGAAGATGACATGTACAAAGGTATTGAACTTGTACATAAACAGTTAATAGACTGTTTACAAAAATTTGAGGTTGAAGAAATTAATGCATTAAATGAAGATTTTGACCCAAATTTACATTTAGCTGTAATGCAAGAAAGTGTAGAAGGAGTAGAACCAAACAAAGTTGTGATGGTACTACAAAAAGGTTATAAGTTAAATACAAAAATAATAAGACCTACAATGGTTAAAGTTTCTTGTTAA
- the hrcA gene encoding heat-inducible transcriptional repressor HrcA produces the protein MELNERKMNILKAIVKDYIETAEAVGSRTISKKYNLGVSAATIRNEMADLEELGYLVQPYTSAGRVPTEKGYKLYVNSLMNTIELSDSDKEIIERCVDGNMNHIQDLIHETSKMLSQLTNYTTVAMTKHLATLSEIKHIQLVRMHESEILLIVVTEKGDIKKSSLSAKIDLDQAKLNLISDNLTRKLSGKTITEIDDRLIAYIKYEIGEYSSIIDQLVNLLNTNPTEEELSMTLNGATNIFNYPEFNDVLKARSFLDMLGTKETIAKIVKSKGILKDNATIIIGSDNDCEQAQECSVVTATYKVDNDLIGRISFIGPTRMDYSRIYSIINYMNILLNNKSNKF, from the coding sequence ATGGAATTGAATGAAAGAAAAATGAATATCCTCAAAGCAATAGTTAAAGATTATATAGAAACAGCTGAAGCTGTAGGGTCTAGAACAATATCAAAAAAATATAACCTTGGTGTTAGTGCAGCAACTATTAGAAATGAAATGGCCGACTTAGAAGAACTAGGATACTTAGTTCAACCTTATACATCTGCAGGAAGAGTTCCAACAGAAAAGGGCTATAAGCTATACGTAAATTCTCTTATGAACACTATAGAACTTAGTGATAGTGATAAAGAGATAATTGAAAGATGTGTAGATGGTAATATGAATCATATTCAAGACCTAATACATGAAACATCAAAAATGTTATCTCAACTTACTAATTATACTACAGTTGCAATGACAAAACATTTGGCTACTTTAAGTGAAATTAAACATATTCAATTGGTCAGAATGCATGAAAGTGAAATTTTATTAATAGTAGTTACAGAAAAAGGCGATATAAAAAAATCCAGCTTAAGTGCTAAAATTGATTTAGATCAAGCTAAGTTGAATTTGATTTCTGATAACTTAACTAGAAAGCTTTCTGGCAAAACTATAACAGAAATAGATGATAGATTAATAGCATATATAAAATATGAAATTGGAGAATATTCATCTATAATAGACCAATTAGTTAATCTGTTAAATACAAATCCTACTGAAGAAGAGCTTTCAATGACTTTAAATGGAGCCACTAATATTTTTAATTATCCAGAATTTAATGATGTATTAAAGGCTAGGTCCTTTTTAGATATGTTAGGGACAAAAGAAACAATTGCAAAAATTGTTAAGTCAAAGGGTATATTAAAAGATAATGCTACAATTATTATTGGTAGTGATAATGATTGTGAACAAGCTCAAGAATGTAGCGTTGTAACAGCCACCTATAAAGTAGATAATGATTTGATTGGGCGTATAAGTTTTATAGGACCAACAAGAATGGATTATTCTAGAATATATTCTATAATAAATTATATGAATATATTATTAAATAATAAATCAAATAAATTTTAA